The genomic window TCTAACATTTCTAAATATAGAAAAAATATAAAATAAATCTCAAATATCATAAGAATCCAATCCATTTTGTTCCATCAAATCTACTATTTTACTTAATTCTGAATTAAGAGCAAAATTTATATCTCAGTTTTTTATTAACCAGAAAAACAAATCCATAAGATGAGGCAAAAACTCCACTTTAGATATATCAATATTATCTAAATATATATTTCTTATAATAGGAAAAAATCAATGTATCCTACAAAATTGTACCAATACATCAGGATTTTGAATATTTAATCATTGGGGTAGACCAGAGATGGTATTCATATTCATTTCTATTTTTTTGTCTCAAGATCTTTTTACTTTTCTAATAGACAAATCCACCACCACAGTTTTATTTTCTATAATATCCAAAATCTCATCCTGTTCCAAGGAGCTCAATACTTTCTCTTGATAGTTCTTTATGAAAGATTTTTGAATAGGTGTTCTTTTTCAAATTTTTCTTGAAGCATCGGTAATTTTTTCCATTAGTATAACTTTTTAGTTTCTCAAATTATTGCAGGAGATGCAGTTGGTCAATTATCTTTAAATGATTTATTGATAGTATCAACGAGTTGTTTTTGAGATCATCAACTTTCTCAATGATTAACCATCACCTCTCAGTTTGGTCTAAATCACATACCATTCAATAGATACATTATATCATCCACATCTCAATGAGAAGAAAAGGAAGAAAAACTTTTTATTGTACACCTTTTGCTTACAGTGCCTATTCTTGGAATTTCAATATTTACAATATCCTCCTCTTGTATTCTTCTTCCCAATGTACCTTCTGCTTGAAAACCTACAAAAAACAAAGCATGTTTTGGATTATTTATTATATATTCTAAGTACTTCATAACACTTCATCAAGACATCATACCAGAAGGACAAACCATTATGGCCGGTCAAGAGCAAGATAAGAATTCATTTTCTTTTGTATGATTTGAAACCTTTTCGATTTTGGGATCTTTTAAATCAAAGTATCATTCAGGATTATTTACACTATATACATTATTCAAATGCTCAACATTTTCAGAATCAAAGTAAACTTGTATATTGGAAGGTATTTTTCAGTATCTTTTCAATTTCACAAGCAAAGAAAGCATATCCTGACTTCTTTGTATCATAAAAGATGGAATCAAAATCTTTCATCATCTTTTAGTAATTTTATTTATTTCGTTAGTCATTTCTGATATTTCTTTTTCCTTATCTTTATGAATTCTATCTCAATAAGTAGACTCTACTTGGAAAAAATCCAAAGGCTTATCTATAACATCTGGTACTCACAACTCATTTGGATCAAAAAACCTTCAAACATCACCAGAAAATCACATATTATAAGTACTACCATCTCATTTATCTATTTGCAATAAAACCTGAGCAGATCACAAAATATGTGCTGCTTTAAAAAAAGTCAGATAAACTCATTTTGCAATTTCTTTGGTTTCATAAAATTCTGTTTTTCTTAATAAAGACAAAGCTTTTTCTACATCAGCATAATCAAAAAGTTTTTTTTCTCTTGCTTTTTCAACTCTACCAGCAAAAATTTTCTCTATATCTGCTTCTCTTTCTATTCAATAGTCAGAAAGCATAGCCCTTATTTGTTCAATTTTTTCCTTTATTTCATTTGTATTGGTTAGAGTTTGTCTTATTTCTTGGGCTTTACGATCTATTCAATTTTTTTTGGCTGATTTTCTGGCTGGATTTAATGCTCTTTCATAAACTTTTAGTTCTTTTAACTGAGACCTTAAATGCTTTTTTAACTTGTCTGCACGATCTTGTTGAAATGAAAACTCATCCTCCATTATTTCTACACTATCATTTAAGGATATTCTCATTAAAGTAGATGTAACATCAGTTGCATAAATAGTTCATCTAAAAGGTTGTCATTCCTGATTTACAA from Candidatus Absconditicoccus praedator includes these protein-coding regions:
- a CDS encoding MBL fold metallo-hydrolase encodes the protein MEKLRNVSCDQTRKGNGFSERLINELTGITLTHLGGVGDDDVSLTGSCTRVRIKRKGEEDTNILIDLGSFVGGPNSHETQKRNKSFPFSPSDIDAVVVTHGHLDHIGKIPMLVNQEGQPFRGTIYATDVTSTLMRISLNDSVEIMEDEFSFQQDRADKLKKHLRSQLKELKVYERALNPARKSAKKNGIDRKAQEIRQTLTNTNEIKEKIEQIRAMLSDYGIEREADIEKIFAGRVEKAREKKLFDYADVEKALSLLRKTEFYETKEIAKGVYLTFFKAAHILGSAQVLLQIDKGDGSTYNMGFSGDVGRFFDPNELGVPDVIDKPLDFFQVESTYGDRIHKDKEKEISEMTNEINKITKRGGKILIPSFMIQRSQDMLSLLVKLKRYGKIPSNIQVYFDSENVEHLNNVYSVNNPEGYFDLKDPKIEKVSNHTKENEFLSCSGPAIMVCPSGMMSGGSVMKYLEYIINNPKHALFFVGFQAEGTLGRRIQEEDIVNIEIPRIGTVSKRCTIKSFSSFSSHGDVDDIMYLLNGMGFRPNGEVMVNHGESGGSQKQLVDTINKSFKDNGPTASPAIIGETKKLY